From the Platichthys flesus chromosome 6, fPlaFle2.1, whole genome shotgun sequence genome, one window contains:
- the phlda2 gene encoding pleckstrin homology-like domain family A member 2 — MKMSAAEISEVLKEGELEKRSDSLLQFWKRKTCVLTTDSLNIYPDTQKRTRGKELKLQAIKKVDCVERTGKFVYFTIVTTDNKEIDFRCPGEENCWNAVITMALIDFQNRKAIQDFKTLQDNESASPGQQERRMARAP; from the coding sequence atgaaaatgtcagcgGCGGAGATCAGCGAGGTCCTCAAGGAGGGAGAGCTGGAGAAGAGGAGCGACAGCCTGCTCCAGTTCTGGAAGAGGAAGACGTGCGTCCTGACCACGGACAGCCTCAACATTTACCCGGACACGCAGAAGCGCACCAGGGGCaaggagctgaagctgcaggCCATCAAGAAGGTGGACTGCGTGGAGCGCACCGGCAAGTTCGTCTATTTCACCATCGTGACCACGGACAATAAGGAGATCGATTTCCGGTGCCCCGGCGAGGAGAACTGCTGGAACGCGGTGATCACGATGGCACTGATCGATTTCCAGAACAGAAAAGCCATCCAGGACTTTAAAACACTGCAGGACAACGAGAGCGCGTCCCCCGGACAGCAGGAGAGGCGCATGGCGAGGGCTCCCTGA
- the nap1l4a gene encoding nucleosome assembly protein 1-like 4a isoform X1 translates to MDASKGKGEPGMQNPVGQMDRPVSFHFLESMLPKVVRRRVHALKRLQVQCANIEAKFYEEVHELERKYAALYQPLFDKRRDIVTGTVEPTEAECEWHSDREEEEELAQEVKEKAAIEDAKKEEAKPEEDPKGIPEFWLTIFKSVDMLSDMLQEHDEPILKHLKDIQVKFSEPGQPMSFTLEFHFESNGYFNNAVLTKVYKMKSEPDAPDPFSFEGPEIIDCEGCQIDWHKGKDVTVKTIKKKQKHKGRGTVRTVTKQVPNDSFFNFFNPVKASPGGEMDEDSEITLATDFEIGHFFRERIVPRAVLYFTGEALEDDDSFEEEEGEEGDEEEQDDEGDDDDDDEGDCDPKKEQPQPAECKQQ, encoded by the exons ATGGACGCCAGTAAAG GTAAAGGGGAGCCAGGGATGCAAAACCCTGtcggacagatggacagacctGTCAGCTTCCACTTCTTGGAAAG CATGCTTCCCAAGGTAGTGAGGCGGCGAGTGCATGCCTTGAAAAGGCTACAGGTGCAGTGCGCCAACATAGAGGCCAAATTCTACGAGGAAGTCCACGAGCTAGAGAGGAAGTATGCTGCCCTCTACCAACCACTGTTTGACAAG AGACGAGATATTGTCACAGGAACAGTGGAACCCACAGAAGCTGAGTGTGAGTGGCACAgcgacagagaggaagaggaagagctagCT CAGGAAGTAAAGGAAAAAGCTGCCATTGAGGATGCAAAGAAAGAGGAAGCCAAGCCAGAGGAAGACCCCAAAGGCATTCCTGAGTTCTGGCTCACCATATTCAAGAGTGTGGACATGCTCAGTGACATGCTACAG GAGCACGATGAGCCCATCCTAAAGCACCTGAAAGATATTCAAGTCAAGTTTTCTGAACCTGGTCAGCCGATG AGTTTCACATTAGAGTTCCACTTTGAGTCCAATGGTTACTTCAACAATGCAGTCCTCACTAAAGTCTACAAGATGAAGTCAGAGCCCGATGCCCCAGACCCTTTCTCATTTGAGGGCCCAGAGATCATTGACTGTGAAGG CTGTCAGATAGATTGGCATAAGGGCAAGGATGTGACAGTGAAAACTataaagaagaagcagaagcataAAGGCCGTGGCACCGTTCGCACTGTTACCAAACAGGTCCCCAACGACTCTTTCTTCAACTTCTTTAATCCAGTTAAAG CTTCACCAGGTGGAGAAATG GATGAAGACTCTGAGATCACTCTAGCCACAGACTTTGAGATCGGTCATTTCTTCCGTGAGAGAATAGTTCCCAGAGCTGTTCTGTATTTCACTGGAGAGGCCCTGGAAGATGACGACAGC tttgaagaggaggagggggaagagggagatgaagag gAGCAAGACGATGAAGGCgatgacgacgatgatgatgagggagaCTGCGACCCCAAG AAAGAACAGCCCCAGCCTGCCGAATGCAAACAGCAGTAA
- the nap1l4a gene encoding nucleosome assembly protein 1-like 4a isoform X2 has product MDASKGKGEPGMQNPVGQMDRPVSFHFLESMLPKVVRRRVHALKRLQVQCANIEAKFYEEVHELERKYAALYQPLFDKRRDIVTGTVEPTEAECEWHSDREEEEELAQEVKEKAAIEDAKKEEAKPEEDPKGIPEFWLTIFKSVDMLSDMLQEHDEPILKHLKDIQVKFSEPGQPMSFTLEFHFESNGYFNNAVLTKVYKMKSEPDAPDPFSFEGPEIIDCEGCQIDWHKGKDVTVKTIKKKQKHKGRGTVRTVTKQVPNDSFFNFFNPVKASPGGEMDEDSEITLATDFEIGHFFRERIVPRAVLYFTGEALEDDDSFEEEEGEEGDEEEQDDEGDDDDDDEGDCDPKA; this is encoded by the exons ATGGACGCCAGTAAAG GTAAAGGGGAGCCAGGGATGCAAAACCCTGtcggacagatggacagacctGTCAGCTTCCACTTCTTGGAAAG CATGCTTCCCAAGGTAGTGAGGCGGCGAGTGCATGCCTTGAAAAGGCTACAGGTGCAGTGCGCCAACATAGAGGCCAAATTCTACGAGGAAGTCCACGAGCTAGAGAGGAAGTATGCTGCCCTCTACCAACCACTGTTTGACAAG AGACGAGATATTGTCACAGGAACAGTGGAACCCACAGAAGCTGAGTGTGAGTGGCACAgcgacagagaggaagaggaagagctagCT CAGGAAGTAAAGGAAAAAGCTGCCATTGAGGATGCAAAGAAAGAGGAAGCCAAGCCAGAGGAAGACCCCAAAGGCATTCCTGAGTTCTGGCTCACCATATTCAAGAGTGTGGACATGCTCAGTGACATGCTACAG GAGCACGATGAGCCCATCCTAAAGCACCTGAAAGATATTCAAGTCAAGTTTTCTGAACCTGGTCAGCCGATG AGTTTCACATTAGAGTTCCACTTTGAGTCCAATGGTTACTTCAACAATGCAGTCCTCACTAAAGTCTACAAGATGAAGTCAGAGCCCGATGCCCCAGACCCTTTCTCATTTGAGGGCCCAGAGATCATTGACTGTGAAGG CTGTCAGATAGATTGGCATAAGGGCAAGGATGTGACAGTGAAAACTataaagaagaagcagaagcataAAGGCCGTGGCACCGTTCGCACTGTTACCAAACAGGTCCCCAACGACTCTTTCTTCAACTTCTTTAATCCAGTTAAAG CTTCACCAGGTGGAGAAATG GATGAAGACTCTGAGATCACTCTAGCCACAGACTTTGAGATCGGTCATTTCTTCCGTGAGAGAATAGTTCCCAGAGCTGTTCTGTATTTCACTGGAGAGGCCCTGGAAGATGACGACAGC tttgaagaggaggagggggaagagggagatgaagag gAGCAAGACGATGAAGGCgatgacgacgatgatgatgagggagaCTGCGACCCCAAG GCATAA